The following are from one region of the Petrotoga mobilis SJ95 genome:
- the alaS gene encoding alanine--tRNA ligase — MKYFTSEEIRENFLYFFEKKGHKKLPSSSLIPNDPQLLFTVAGMVPFKPIFWGKVEPTYTRITTCQKCLRTNDIENVGRTPRHHTFFEMLGNFSFGDYFKKEAIKWAWEFLTEELGLPAEKLWASVYETDDEAFNIWKDDIKIPENKILRFGKEENWWGPAGQTGPCGPCSEIYFDTGYTENCPDQENCTPACDCGRFVEIWNIVFTEYYSDENGNLSPLPRKNIDTGAGFERICAVTQGKYDNFDSDLFKEIIEEIQRIFGVKFRVNKSKDVSIKVIADHSRAIAFLISEGIIPSNEGRGYVLRRLIRRAVRHGALLEAKGPFLSSILETVIKKMGKIYPELIEKEALIKDISFMEEEKFFETMEKGMERLNNIIQNLNNETTLPGKIAFELYDTYGFPLDLTKEILSEKGIEVDEKEFTELMNKQREMARSASGKVEYDTEKQIYKEIDKFLTPTEFIGYDKLSSTEEVQLIIKGNSIVPQAQEGDEIELFFPKTPFYAERGGQVSDKGVIYNETFEAEVIHVKPIRNEIISHLVKIKKGSIKNGERVFLKVDEKKRKATEKNHTATHLLHSALRKVIGEHIRQAGSYVAPERLRFDFTHYEPLTQDQIKQIEYLINEQIQKAIPVNIYLKSLEEAKSMDVIALFEEKYGEVVRIVEIDDFSRELCGGTHVSNTGEIGLFKILEESSISSGVRRIEAITGFESLNYATELESIMTNLSKMLDSSRDQIPDKIEGILKTIKNQEKEIKQLQFQLATKNIERLAETPQIIEGEKVVVAQLENLEKDVHANTADILLQKLGRGVVILFNKSNNEQVSLVVKVSKDTSKKFHAGNIARKIASYLGGGGGGGPTFAQAGGKYANKVKEVIEHINDFMEV, encoded by the coding sequence ATGAAATATTTTACCTCTGAAGAAATCAGAGAAAATTTTTTGTATTTTTTCGAGAAAAAAGGGCATAAAAAGTTACCTAGTTCCTCATTAATTCCCAACGATCCTCAATTGTTGTTTACGGTGGCTGGAATGGTCCCTTTTAAACCAATATTTTGGGGAAAAGTTGAACCCACTTATACGAGAATCACTACATGTCAAAAATGTTTAAGAACGAACGATATAGAAAATGTTGGAAGGACCCCCAGGCATCATACTTTTTTTGAGATGTTGGGGAATTTTTCTTTTGGGGATTATTTCAAAAAAGAGGCTATAAAATGGGCTTGGGAATTTTTAACAGAAGAATTAGGACTTCCAGCAGAAAAATTATGGGCTTCCGTGTATGAAACCGATGACGAGGCTTTTAATATCTGGAAAGATGATATCAAAATACCTGAAAATAAAATACTAAGATTCGGTAAAGAAGAAAACTGGTGGGGACCTGCAGGTCAAACCGGTCCATGTGGCCCATGCTCAGAAATATACTTTGATACAGGGTACACCGAAAACTGTCCAGACCAAGAAAATTGCACTCCTGCATGCGATTGTGGTCGTTTTGTCGAGATTTGGAACATAGTTTTCACTGAATATTATTCCGACGAAAACGGAAACCTATCCCCTTTACCAAGAAAAAACATTGATACCGGGGCGGGTTTTGAAAGAATCTGCGCAGTTACTCAAGGTAAATATGATAATTTTGACTCCGATCTATTCAAAGAAATAATAGAAGAAATACAACGAATCTTTGGTGTAAAATTCAGAGTAAATAAAAGTAAAGATGTATCAATAAAAGTAATAGCAGATCACTCAAGGGCGATTGCCTTTCTAATATCTGAAGGGATTATACCATCAAATGAAGGAAGAGGCTATGTTTTAAGGAGATTAATAAGAAGGGCTGTAAGACATGGAGCTTTGTTGGAAGCAAAAGGCCCATTTTTAAGCAGTATCCTTGAAACAGTGATTAAAAAAATGGGAAAAATCTATCCTGAACTTATCGAAAAAGAAGCTTTAATCAAAGATATTTCCTTTATGGAAGAAGAAAAGTTTTTTGAAACTATGGAAAAAGGAATGGAAAGGTTAAACAATATAATTCAAAACTTAAACAACGAAACTACATTACCGGGGAAAATAGCCTTCGAACTTTACGATACATACGGATTTCCTTTGGACCTCACAAAAGAGATATTATCCGAAAAAGGGATAGAAGTTGATGAAAAAGAATTCACAGAACTGATGAACAAGCAAAGAGAGATGGCAAGATCAGCTTCGGGTAAAGTAGAATATGATACAGAAAAACAAATTTACAAAGAAATCGATAAATTTTTGACTCCAACTGAATTTATTGGTTATGATAAACTAAGTTCGACAGAAGAAGTTCAGCTTATAATAAAAGGTAATAGTATTGTCCCACAAGCTCAAGAAGGTGACGAAATCGAACTCTTCTTCCCTAAAACGCCCTTTTATGCCGAAAGAGGAGGACAAGTCTCAGATAAGGGTGTTATCTACAATGAAACATTCGAAGCTGAAGTTATACATGTCAAACCTATAAGAAATGAGATAATATCTCACCTCGTAAAAATAAAAAAAGGTAGTATAAAAAACGGAGAAAGAGTATTTCTAAAAGTTGATGAAAAAAAGCGAAAAGCTACAGAGAAAAACCATACAGCGACACATCTTTTGCATTCTGCATTAAGAAAAGTAATTGGAGAGCATATAAGGCAGGCTGGTTCATATGTAGCCCCAGAAAGATTAAGATTTGATTTCACACATTATGAACCTTTGACCCAAGATCAAATAAAGCAAATCGAATACCTTATAAACGAACAAATACAAAAAGCTATCCCTGTTAACATATACCTAAAAAGCTTAGAAGAAGCAAAAAGTATGGATGTTATAGCCTTATTTGAAGAAAAATACGGAGAAGTGGTAAGAATTGTGGAAATAGACGACTTCTCAAGAGAGCTCTGTGGAGGCACGCATGTTTCCAACACAGGAGAAATAGGTCTCTTCAAAATTTTGGAAGAATCCTCTATTTCATCAGGAGTTAGAAGAATAGAAGCTATTACAGGTTTTGAAAGTCTTAATTATGCTACAGAATTGGAAAGTATTATGACTAATTTATCTAAAATGTTGGATTCATCAAGGGACCAGATACCTGATAAAATCGAAGGTATTCTAAAAACTATCAAAAATCAGGAAAAAGAAATTAAACAACTTCAATTTCAGTTGGCCACAAAAAATATAGAAAGATTAGCTGAAACTCCACAAATCATAGAAGGCGAAAAGGTGGTAGTAGCTCAGTTAGAAAACTTAGAAAAAGACGTTCATGCTAACACGGCCGATATCCTACTTCAAAAGTTAGGTAGAGGCGTTGTGATCCTTTTCAACAAGAGTAACAATGAGCAAGTAAGTTTGGTAGTAAAAGTATCAAAAGACACTTCTAAAAAGTTCCACGCCGGAAACATTGCAAGAAAAATAGCCTCCTATTTAGGTGGCGGTGGAGGCGGTGGACCAACTTTTGCACAAGCCGGCGGAAAATATGCTAATAAGGTGAAAGAAGTGATAGAACACATAAATGATTTTATGGAGGTTTAA
- a CDS encoding patatin-like phospholipase family protein — translation MLGVALSGGGAKGAAHVGALLELEKMGIKFDIVVGTSIGALVGAGYAILGNSNLLYEYALRLQKAPFIKKAPSSRKIPSILTCIGANLLPSALPSFLYFYILKRIFKDVTFEDLKIKFYCTAVKMDSGDLVIFREGPLFPALKASMAMPGAFRPFKINGSKYIDGGTLEKLPILTAKKVGADKIIALKLLSKKIKYEEIKNASQAFDRMDTIRENIYDNLTEKFANVLIELPTEDFNTLDFTQTEALIDTGRRAVLERKEEILEKIS, via the coding sequence TTGCTTGGGGTTGCTTTATCTGGAGGTGGGGCCAAAGGCGCTGCCCACGTTGGAGCACTTTTAGAACTTGAAAAAATGGGAATTAAATTTGATATCGTTGTTGGCACAAGTATTGGCGCACTCGTAGGTGCTGGGTATGCCATTTTAGGTAATTCCAACTTATTGTATGAATACGCTTTAAGGTTACAAAAAGCTCCTTTTATAAAAAAAGCACCCTCATCTCGTAAAATACCATCTATTTTGACGTGTATAGGTGCAAACTTGCTACCATCGGCTTTACCTTCTTTTCTTTATTTTTATATATTAAAAAGGATATTTAAAGACGTCACCTTTGAAGATTTGAAAATTAAATTCTATTGTACAGCGGTAAAAATGGATAGTGGAGATTTGGTAATTTTTCGTGAAGGACCTTTATTCCCAGCTTTAAAGGCTAGCATGGCGATGCCTGGTGCATTCAGGCCCTTTAAAATAAACGGTAGCAAATACATAGATGGTGGAACTTTGGAAAAGCTACCTATTTTAACGGCTAAAAAAGTTGGAGCTGATAAAATTATCGCCCTAAAACTTTTATCAAAAAAGATAAAATATGAGGAAATAAAAAATGCCTCCCAAGCTTTTGATAGGATGGATACAATAAGAGAAAATATATATGATAATTTAACAGAAAAATTTGCTAACGTACTTATCGAATTGCCCACAGAAGACTTTAATACTTTAGATTTCACACAAACAGAAGCTTTAATAGATACTGGGAGAAGGGCTGTTTTAGAAAGAAAAGAAGAAATCTTGGAGAAAATATCATGA
- a CDS encoding type II secretion system F family protein has product MKKLYKVEVEERSSNKRYECLLLVKDKEEIYDILSNLNIRVININVDNFYFNSKKFNMDQMISLVDNLYLLVNSGLTLFEAMEFLVFNEQVDKFIRGVVFKGYFLVKKGLDYKTAFDFPEIDNYFRYTINISKTTLILRENLSNLKDYYNNVKLSRSTAEKSLIYPLLILSSILVLLFLLNFWVIPQFSTLLGYDINLNLSTYMLISMLIFFFFGLITFWIGKGNDIFWTKIPFLKSLYKNYILHEFTRNVNLLLKSGLTIYNALEIVLSNTNSQYISSTFLTAYLDIEKGKDLTEVFSKIKDVKEFSLTMSVSKRKGNYKEVFDFLENYYYSSFKTASDKIMKMIEPVLIIFLSVIILSLAFEIYSNVYLGGIKFEMGGTF; this is encoded by the coding sequence GTGAAAAAACTTTACAAGGTGGAAGTTGAGGAAAGATCATCAAATAAAAGATACGAATGTCTATTACTTGTAAAAGATAAAGAAGAAATTTATGATATTCTGTCTAACCTCAATATCAGAGTTATCAACATCAATGTTGATAACTTTTATTTCAACAGTAAAAAATTCAATATGGATCAAATGATCAGCCTTGTTGATAATCTGTACCTCCTTGTAAACTCGGGACTGACCCTCTTTGAAGCTATGGAATTTTTAGTTTTCAACGAACAGGTTGATAAGTTCATAAGAGGTGTTGTTTTTAAAGGTTACTTTTTAGTAAAAAAAGGATTAGACTACAAAACCGCATTTGACTTTCCTGAAATAGATAACTACTTTAGGTATACAATAAATATCTCAAAGACAACGCTAATTTTAAGAGAAAACTTATCCAATTTAAAAGATTACTATAACAACGTCAAACTTTCCAGGTCTACCGCCGAAAAATCATTAATTTATCCACTACTAATTCTTTCATCAATTTTGGTTTTGCTTTTTCTTCTAAATTTTTGGGTTATTCCACAGTTTTCTACTCTTTTAGGATACGATATTAATCTTAACTTATCAACTTACATGTTGATAAGTATGTTGATATTTTTCTTCTTTGGGTTGATAACTTTCTGGATAGGCAAGGGAAACGATATTTTTTGGACAAAGATTCCGTTTTTAAAGTCCTTGTACAAGAATTACATACTTCACGAATTCACAAGGAACGTTAACTTACTTTTAAAAAGTGGTCTCACAATATACAACGCTTTAGAAATAGTCCTTTCTAACACGAATTCACAGTATATTTCATCTACTTTCTTAACTGCCTATTTGGATATAGAAAAAGGGAAAGATCTTACCGAAGTTTTTTCAAAAATAAAAGACGTTAAAGAATTTTCTTTAACAATGAGCGTCTCAAAAAGGAAAGGAAATTATAAAGAGGTGTTTGACTTTTTAGAAAACTATTATTATTCATCTTTTAAAACCGCTTCAGATAAGATTATGAAAATGATCGAACCTGTACTTATAATATTTTTATCTGTAATAATTTTGAGTTTAGCATTTGAAATTTATTCCAATGTCTACTTAGGAGGGATAAAATTTGAAATGGGGGGTACATTCTAA
- a CDS encoding Rpn family recombination-promoting nuclease/putative transposase: MNELVHNPHDLFFKRIFSDIRIARDFLWNYLPQEAVEIVDLDYLIPENNSHVDENLRESLSDMLYKTKIKGQDGYIYILMEHKSYIEGKVIFQLLRYITSIWEEKYDPKTKKVPIIIPMVIYHGREIWNVETNLLNMVQGIEDLPNELKTYLPTYRYEICDFSIKRKKRIIGLTAMKVAIEAMRAGTAMTKEEFKERLRRVFEYIKQLPEEEVHEWFEECMIYLLNVREDVTIEEILKVQKEIMPGRGEIVMTIAEKLRNEGKLEGEREGKLEERREVAIKLLNKRFGKEFTQEMKEKIKEAEERRINQIIDNIFEITIEELKEILK; encoded by the coding sequence ATGAATGAATTAGTGCACAATCCTCATGATCTATTCTTCAAACGAATTTTCAGTGACATAAGGATAGCTCGAGATTTCTTATGGAACTATCTCCCTCAAGAAGCTGTAGAAATAGTAGACCTAGATTATTTAATTCCTGAAAACAACAGTCATGTTGATGAAAACCTAAGAGAAAGCCTCTCGGATATGTTGTACAAAACAAAGATAAAAGGACAAGATGGCTACATATACATTCTGATGGAACACAAAAGCTACATTGAAGGGAAAGTAATCTTTCAACTGTTGAGATATATTACGAGCATCTGGGAAGAAAAATACGATCCCAAAACAAAAAAGGTACCAATAATAATACCGATGGTAATATACCATGGAAGAGAAATCTGGAACGTAGAAACGAATTTATTAAATATGGTACAAGGGATAGAAGATTTACCAAATGAACTAAAAACATACTTACCTACATACCGATATGAAATATGTGATTTCTCGATCAAAAGGAAAAAAAGGATAATAGGATTAACAGCGATGAAAGTTGCAATAGAAGCAATGAGAGCAGGAACGGCAATGACCAAAGAAGAATTTAAAGAAAGATTAAGAAGGGTATTTGAATACATAAAACAACTACCAGAAGAAGAGGTACATGAATGGTTTGAAGAGTGTATGATCTACTTACTAAACGTAAGGGAAGATGTAACGATAGAGGAGATATTAAAAGTACAAAAAGAAATAATGCCTGGAAGGGGTGAGATAGTTATGACGATAGCTGAAAAGTTGAGAAACGAAGGTAAATTAGAAGGAGAAAGAGAAGGGAAACTTGAAGAAAGAAGGGAAGTAGCTATAAAGTTATTAAATAAACGATTTGGAAAAGAATTTACACAAGAGATGAAAGAAAAGATAAAAGAAGCTGAAGAAAGAAGAATAAACCAAATAATTGACAACATATTTGAAATAACCATAGAAGAGCTAAAAGAAATATTGAAGTAA
- a CDS encoding ATP-binding protein — protein MQEERQLTKFQKKLIKVDLLIIDELGYVQLSDQVTQLMFQIFSERYEKGSILVNSNLEFAEWAKIFHDERMTAAIIDRLIHNSKIILFNGESYRYRNQRREIQQN, from the coding sequence ATGCAGGAAGAACGACAACTAACGAAATTCCAAAAAAAGCTGATCAAAGTAGACTTACTAATAATTGATGAACTAGGATACGTGCAGTTATCCGACCAAGTTACACAACTCATGTTCCAAATATTCTCTGAAAGGTATGAAAAAGGATCTATCTTGGTAAACAGCAACCTTGAATTTGCAGAATGGGCTAAAATATTTCACGATGAAAGGATGACAGCAGCGATTATCGACAGGTTAATCCACAACAGTAAGATAATACTATTCAATGGAGAAAGCTACCGTTACAGGAACCAAAGGCGAGAAATTCAGCAAAATTGA
- a CDS encoding ISL3 family transposase: MIDKRKVKKVSIDDFAIKRGQRYGSIMIDLETHKVVDMLNSREPEKVEKWLKGYENIQMVSRDGSISYKKAIEKAHPDAIQISDGFHLIKNLTDSCKEYIYQKFSTSLVVGETKDQDFEQMVDDNKNVVHSEKEKAKLKLVKEVRELYSKGYSKRKISKLLNIHRNTVDKYLDNDFSPTNMNKGKRLPGMLDPYKEEMQVLKRSGKSNKEIFEIIRGEGYTGSYSNIGIYLAKRNLKIEDPKEIRVKRKDLIKLLYKPVEEVEALSKELYEKIIQRYPVIESIINLVNEFKQMLKSKNVEKLEEWIEKANNLKIRKIDKFVNGLKRDMQAVRNAIIYEYNNGLAEGSVNKLKVVKRIMYGRNKFEMLRQKVLFLENNG, from the coding sequence ATGATAGACAAAAGGAAAGTAAAAAAGGTAAGTATCGATGATTTTGCAATAAAAAGAGGGCAAAGATATGGAAGTATCATGATCGATTTGGAAACTCACAAAGTGGTGGATATGTTGAACTCAAGGGAACCAGAAAAGGTAGAAAAATGGCTAAAGGGATACGAGAATATCCAAATGGTATCAAGAGACGGTTCGATATCATATAAAAAGGCGATAGAGAAAGCCCATCCAGATGCCATTCAGATATCGGATGGGTTCCATTTAATAAAAAATCTAACGGATTCTTGCAAAGAGTACATCTATCAAAAGTTCAGTACCTCTTTAGTTGTTGGAGAAACAAAAGATCAGGACTTTGAACAGATGGTTGATGATAACAAAAACGTGGTTCATTCTGAAAAAGAAAAGGCAAAACTTAAGTTAGTCAAAGAAGTTAGGGAATTATACAGCAAAGGTTACTCAAAAAGGAAAATATCAAAATTACTGAACATACATAGAAATACTGTGGATAAATATTTAGATAATGATTTTTCTCCCACAAACATGAACAAAGGAAAAAGGCTCCCAGGTATGCTGGATCCATATAAAGAGGAAATGCAAGTATTGAAAAGAAGCGGAAAATCAAACAAAGAGATATTTGAAATAATAAGAGGTGAAGGTTATACAGGTAGTTATTCGAACATTGGAATATATTTGGCAAAAAGAAATTTAAAAATTGAAGATCCAAAAGAAATAAGGGTAAAAAGAAAAGATTTAATAAAATTACTGTACAAACCCGTTGAAGAAGTAGAAGCTCTTTCAAAAGAATTGTATGAAAAGATCATTCAAAGATACCCCGTTATTGAAAGTATAATAAACTTAGTAAATGAATTCAAACAGATGTTGAAATCAAAGAACGTTGAAAAACTTGAAGAATGGATAGAAAAAGCTAATAATCTAAAGATCAGAAAGATAGATAAATTTGTAAATGGGTTAAAAAGAGATATGCAAGCGGTTAGAAATGCCATCATATATGAATACAACAATGGACTAGCAGAAGGTTCTGTGAATAAACTGAAAGTTGTTAAAAGGATAATGTATGGAAGAAACAAATTTGAGATGTTGAGACAAAAAGTTCTTTTTCTAGAAAATAATGGATAG
- a CDS encoding ISL3 family transposase encodes MEEIVKLLDENLEYVKHEVTGDRITIWVKSAKKEVICPYCGKPSKKVHSRYERSFQDLPIQGKKTTIVVIRRKMFCENKECKKKTFAEPLDFVEPKFKRTKRLEKEITNISMNMSSVQAAKLISKDIADIGKSSICNLLKKNNPHDRQKESKKGKYR; translated from the coding sequence ATGGAAGAAATAGTTAAGTTGTTGGATGAGAACTTAGAATACGTTAAACATGAAGTAACAGGAGATAGAATAACAATTTGGGTGAAATCAGCTAAAAAAGAAGTAATCTGTCCATATTGTGGGAAACCATCCAAAAAAGTACATTCAAGGTATGAAAGAAGCTTTCAAGATTTACCGATACAAGGTAAAAAAACAACGATAGTTGTAATAAGAAGAAAGATGTTCTGTGAAAACAAAGAGTGTAAGAAAAAGACGTTTGCTGAACCTCTTGACTTTGTGGAACCAAAATTCAAAAGAACGAAAAGGCTGGAAAAGGAAATAACGAATATAAGCATGAATATGAGTTCTGTACAAGCAGCTAAGTTGATAAGTAAAGATATAGCGGATATAGGAAAAAGTTCGATATGCAACTTATTAAAAAAAAATAATCCACATGATAGACAAAAGGAAAGTAAAAAAGGTAAGTATCGATGA
- a CDS encoding IS110 family transposase, which translates to MALQRLTRHRFHLVHTLVSEKNWMLSNIYLKFSELAVNNRDKPFSDIYGATSCPALTEFYS; encoded by the coding sequence TTGGCTTTACAAAGACTTACACGCCATAGGTTCCATTTAGTTCATACACTCGTCTCTGAAAAGAATTGGATGCTTTCCAACATTTATCTGAAATTCAGTGAATTGGCTGTGAATAATAGGGATAAGCCCTTTTCCGATATATATGGTGCTACATCTTGCCCCGCTTTGACTGAGTTCTACTCTTAA
- a CDS encoding DeoR/GlpR family DNA-binding transcription regulator, whose protein sequence is MIPYTRRKIILELLHSKEIVYLDEIKNKTNVSIATVRRDVKTLATEGQVEILSGGAVKLVINIAEKSLEEKINLNKEEKEIIGRYVATLVGDGQFIFIGPGTTENHIIKHLKGKNVTVVTNGAFHITEFIKYKINSILLGGNLLTDIAVLVGPTAMNQVANMNFDKCFIGASGITFDRGVSTSNIEVAEINRLVIERSEEVYFIGDSTKLGKNSRYTFAQINEEQKLITTKKAHVKASYAKEVILID, encoded by the coding sequence ATGATTCCTTATACTAGAAGAAAAATCATTTTAGAATTATTACATTCGAAAGAAATTGTGTATCTGGATGAGATTAAGAATAAAACCAATGTGTCAATAGCTACTGTTCGTAGAGATGTAAAGACTTTAGCTACAGAGGGGCAGGTTGAAATCTTATCTGGTGGGGCAGTCAAATTAGTTATTAATATTGCAGAGAAATCATTAGAAGAAAAGATAAATCTTAATAAAGAGGAAAAAGAAATTATAGGTAGATATGTAGCTACCTTAGTTGGTGATGGACAGTTTATTTTTATAGGTCCAGGTACGACTGAAAATCACATCATCAAACATTTAAAAGGTAAAAATGTAACAGTTGTTACAAACGGAGCTTTTCATATCACTGAGTTTATAAAATATAAAATAAATTCTATATTATTAGGGGGTAATTTGTTGACAGACATTGCAGTTCTTGTAGGACCTACTGCAATGAATCAAGTTGCAAACATGAATTTTGATAAGTGCTTTATCGGTGCCTCAGGTATTACCTTTGACCGTGGTGTATCAACTTCAAATATCGAAGTAGCTGAGATAAATAGACTGGTAATTGAGAGATCAGAAGAAGTGTATTTTATTGGAGATTCTACGAAACTTGGTAAAAACTCAAGATATACATTTGCTCAAATAAATGAGGAGCAAAAGTTAATCACTACTAAAAAAGCACATGTGAAAGCATCATATGCCAAAGAAGTTATTTTGATTGATTAA
- a CDS encoding sugar ABC transporter substrate-binding protein, with protein MKRWLGVFLSVVLVFLASVVIAEDVKIPEAIEGKKLRMALVKEWGTGTHMIMHINGTRAEAERYGIDLSVIDANNNLAKMAEGIDNAVVNKMDAILISHGKAPALHDAVVRALKAGIPVIVFDNDFDIPYEIHQGKLVSIDQYDLMMGLLSQMSLVQELDGSGNVVYNRVANVPPTEKRHRIWQGAILPTYPGIKVVATIDQGTNNPMPKAQAALETILTTRNDIDAVYAVWDEYAKGFYNAILASGKKIPLYSVDISDQDLAMMQEHPEIWRSSAAVDPTVVGQVQIRLALKAIAGEKIPRYYSLEPVLIHVNDLPPKEEKRVTMADLADYYDNWGYTEAFLEDWMIALEKSF; from the coding sequence ATGAAAAGATGGCTTGGGGTTTTTTTATCAGTTGTATTGGTGTTTTTAGCGTCTGTCGTTATAGCAGAAGATGTAAAGATTCCTGAAGCAATTGAAGGGAAAAAGTTAAGAATGGCCTTAGTAAAAGAGTGGGGAACAGGAACACATATGATTATGCATATCAATGGAACTAGAGCAGAAGCTGAAAGATATGGTATAGACCTTAGTGTGATTGATGCTAACAATAATCTTGCAAAAATGGCAGAAGGCATAGACAATGCTGTAGTAAATAAGATGGATGCAATTTTAATTTCACATGGTAAAGCGCCTGCTTTGCATGATGCAGTTGTAAGGGCTTTAAAAGCTGGTATACCTGTGATTGTTTTTGATAATGACTTTGATATTCCTTATGAAATTCACCAAGGAAAATTGGTTTCTATTGATCAGTATGACTTAATGATGGGTTTGCTTTCACAGATGTCTTTGGTTCAAGAATTAGATGGTAGTGGAAATGTTGTTTATAATAGAGTTGCTAATGTACCTCCAACAGAAAAAAGACATAGAATCTGGCAGGGAGCCATTTTACCCACATATCCAGGTATAAAGGTTGTCGCGACAATTGATCAAGGTACAAATAATCCAATGCCTAAAGCACAGGCGGCTCTTGAAACAATTTTAACAACAAGAAATGACATTGATGCTGTCTATGCAGTTTGGGATGAATATGCTAAAGGATTTTATAACGCAATACTTGCCTCGGGAAAAAAGATTCCATTATATTCTGTTGATATTTCTGATCAGGATTTAGCCATGATGCAGGAACACCCTGAAATTTGGAGATCATCTGCTGCCGTTGACCCCACAGTTGTTGGTCAAGTCCAAATTCGCTTGGCTTTAAAAGCAATAGCAGGTGAAAAGATTCCTAGGTATTACTCCTTAGAACCTGTACTGATTCATGTTAATGATTTACCACCAAAAGAAGAAAAACGGGTGACAATGGCAGATTTAGCTGATTATTACGATAATTGGGGCTATACTGAAGCTTTTCTGGAAGACTGGATGATAGCTTTAGAAAAGAGTTTTTAA